The following are encoded in a window of Sutcliffiella horikoshii genomic DNA:
- a CDS encoding efflux RND transporter permease subunit, which translates to MKKMIDFSLKNSVAMIMLTILVLITGYISTNTIKLENYPNVEIPTLMIQVAYPNHSSEEAEKDITLPIEEAIENIAPYEELTSTTQDNSTMIQVSYDFNEDMEEREREIQSAISKLKLPEDATLTYKRLSASAKPIYQIAFADEELTALQENISDTLTPQLQNIAGVSDVTVSGTTTSKLVIEVDEEKAAENGLTIASIIQVLNEKNYVLPLGSLEEEGKIPVSMEGNLSSIEDIKGVQIPVAPSQQGIPPNEKATNPSQPQKPTFILLSEIAQIKEVEEENGITRYNGEPALIVNVTKTQDANTAEVVEHVKEEVKDFHASSDSELYTIIDQGKEVEKSVKSLLKEGGFGALFTIIIILLFLRNIRSTVIAILSLPISILGTIAVLDYFGYSLNIMTLGGIAVSVGRIVDDSIVVIENIFQWMQKEKKLSKRDLISNATKEVIGAVTSSTVATIVVFLPLAFVGGIVGEFFKPFSIAVVTSITLSLLVAFMLIPVLALTLLKEGSQEEKQGWIQKAYDRLLKGSLNYKLMVIISAFVLLAGALFLVPAIGKSFLPSGPASALEVEVELPASTTLEKTNSMAKEIEELLMEDTAIEYVQGSVGLVNNSNPLKQKASSDYKATFFIQLKDGYTVTMERKGLEDEIAAQVSKTYEETTVRINEVQQEGPPSSKTIDITLYGENLEALLDAANQVEGVLQENDQLRDVSSSAQQLQTKYKLELKDEAVELGVNQFTIYQQVNEKMNELSAGVMDLDKKELEVLVTYNELVRDKNELENIEILTQQGPKPLMELATIEELSIPATIQHKDGKLAYTLSAESVSEEVGAVTEQVEGDLASLAISDEVEWEVGGGQEMMAEGFQDLGIAMMIAVGLVFLTLTITYGGVITPFVILSSLIFVPIGSLGALLITGETLSMSGMIGMLMLIGIVVTNAVVMLDRVEANRISGMALEHAVIEACNTRFRPIIMTALATILALVPLALSTSSSGVISKGLAITVIGGLTTSTLLTLVFIPVLYSIIGKWRRFS; encoded by the coding sequence ATGAAAAAAATGATTGATTTTAGCTTAAAAAACAGTGTTGCAATGATTATGTTAACGATACTAGTTCTTATAACAGGTTATATATCAACAAATACAATTAAGTTGGAAAACTATCCAAATGTGGAGATTCCAACACTAATGATTCAGGTAGCATACCCAAACCATTCCTCAGAAGAAGCGGAGAAAGACATCACGCTACCAATAGAGGAAGCCATTGAAAACATAGCACCATATGAAGAATTAACGAGTACTACTCAAGATAATAGCACCATGATACAAGTAAGCTATGACTTCAATGAAGATATGGAAGAAAGAGAAAGGGAGATACAATCAGCGATTAGTAAGCTTAAGCTACCGGAAGATGCCACGCTGACTTACAAACGCTTATCGGCTAGTGCAAAGCCTATCTATCAAATTGCTTTCGCAGATGAAGAATTAACAGCATTACAAGAAAATATATCGGATACCCTTACACCACAGCTTCAAAATATTGCAGGTGTGAGTGATGTAACAGTCTCGGGAACAACCACTTCCAAACTAGTAATAGAAGTGGATGAAGAAAAAGCAGCGGAGAATGGTTTAACAATCGCAAGTATCATCCAAGTTTTAAACGAGAAAAACTATGTGTTACCTCTTGGAAGTCTAGAAGAAGAGGGGAAGATCCCGGTTAGTATGGAGGGGAACCTTTCTAGCATAGAAGATATAAAGGGGGTTCAAATCCCTGTTGCACCTTCGCAGCAAGGTATTCCGCCAAATGAGAAAGCAACAAATCCCTCCCAGCCCCAGAAACCAACGTTCATTTTGTTAAGTGAAATAGCGCAAATAAAAGAAGTGGAGGAAGAGAACGGTATCACTCGTTATAACGGTGAACCAGCACTTATTGTAAATGTAACAAAAACACAAGATGCGAATACAGCGGAGGTTGTGGAACATGTAAAAGAAGAGGTGAAAGACTTCCATGCTTCTTCCGATTCTGAATTATATACCATCATCGATCAAGGGAAAGAAGTAGAGAAATCCGTAAAATCCTTATTAAAAGAAGGCGGGTTCGGGGCCCTATTTACAATCATTATCATCTTGTTGTTTTTAAGAAATATCCGATCAACAGTAATTGCCATTTTATCGTTACCTATTTCGATCTTAGGTACCATTGCAGTTCTTGACTATTTTGGATACTCATTAAACATCATGACTCTTGGTGGAATCGCAGTTTCCGTGGGCCGGATTGTAGACGATAGTATTGTCGTTATTGAAAACATTTTCCAATGGATGCAGAAGGAAAAAAAATTATCAAAACGAGATCTAATTTCCAACGCTACTAAAGAAGTGATTGGAGCGGTCACGTCATCTACTGTGGCCACCATTGTTGTATTTCTGCCATTGGCTTTTGTAGGAGGGATTGTAGGGGAGTTTTTTAAGCCATTTTCTATTGCCGTGGTTACATCCATTACGCTTTCCTTACTTGTGGCCTTCATGCTCATCCCTGTTTTAGCTTTAACGCTTCTTAAAGAAGGAAGTCAGGAGGAGAAACAAGGTTGGATCCAAAAAGCATACGATCGGTTATTAAAAGGATCACTGAATTATAAATTGATGGTCATAATTAGTGCCTTTGTTTTATTGGCCGGGGCTCTCTTTTTGGTACCTGCAATCGGTAAGTCCTTTTTACCAAGTGGTCCAGCAAGTGCATTAGAGGTGGAGGTGGAACTCCCAGCGTCCACCACACTAGAAAAAACAAATAGTATGGCAAAAGAGATAGAAGAGTTGCTTATGGAAGATACGGCCATTGAATATGTTCAAGGCTCTGTAGGATTAGTCAATAACTCGAACCCATTAAAGCAAAAAGCTTCGTCTGATTATAAAGCTACTTTCTTTATTCAACTAAAAGATGGATACACCGTTACAATGGAACGAAAAGGTTTGGAAGATGAAATCGCTGCACAAGTATCAAAAACATACGAAGAAACTACCGTGCGAATTAATGAGGTACAGCAGGAAGGACCTCCATCAAGTAAAACCATTGACATTACACTCTATGGTGAGAATTTAGAGGCACTTCTGGACGCAGCGAATCAAGTGGAAGGCGTCTTACAGGAGAACGACCAACTAAGAGATGTGTCTAGTAGTGCACAGCAGCTTCAAACGAAGTACAAATTGGAGTTAAAGGACGAAGCGGTTGAATTAGGAGTAAATCAATTTACCATTTATCAGCAAGTCAATGAAAAAATGAATGAGCTTTCCGCTGGAGTGATGGACTTAGACAAGAAAGAGCTAGAGGTACTTGTAACCTACAACGAGTTAGTTCGTGATAAAAATGAATTAGAAAATATCGAGATCCTTACGCAGCAAGGACCAAAGCCATTGATGGAACTCGCAACGATAGAAGAACTGTCCATTCCAGCTACGATTCAGCATAAGGATGGGAAGCTTGCTTACACCTTGTCAGCAGAAAGTGTAAGTGAGGAGGTTGGAGCCGTAACAGAACAAGTAGAAGGGGATTTGGCATCACTAGCAATCTCAGATGAAGTAGAATGGGAAGTTGGTGGTGGGCAAGAGATGATGGCAGAAGGATTCCAAGACCTTGGTATCGCCATGATGATTGCGGTAGGATTGGTGTTCTTAACGTTAACCATCACATACGGAGGAGTCATTACACCATTTGTTATTCTTTCCTCTTTGATTTTTGTACCAATCGGTTCTCTCGGGGCCCTACTGATTACGGGTGAAACGTTATCCATGAGTGGAATGATCGGGATGCTGATGCTAATCGGGATTGTCGTAACAAATGCGGTTGTGATGCTAGACCGCGTAGAAGCAAACCGGATTAGTGGAATGGCCTTAGAGCATGCAGTGATTGAAGCGTGTAATACACGTTTCCGTCCCATTATTATGACCGCCCTCGCTACCATTTTAGCACTCGTACCACTAGCTTTATCAACATCATCGTCAGGTGTTATTTCTAAAGGGTTAGCCATAACTGTAATCGGGGGGCTTACTACTAGTACATTGCTCACGCTTGTCTTCATACCAGTTCTTTACAGTATCATTGGGAAGTGGAGAAGGTTTTCATAA
- a CDS encoding TraR/DksA family transcriptional regulator, whose amino-acid sequence MTLTKEKQKTLQTKLEKMKESIEKKQESSILDESLRESTGEITTGIGNHLAEGNAERVEREQEQTFEQIDEKLLGEIEEALARIEEGTYGTCVDTGEEIPYERLEALPYAKRTAQAQEKFDKGER is encoded by the coding sequence ATGACATTAACAAAAGAAAAGCAGAAAACACTTCAAACCAAACTGGAAAAGATGAAAGAAAGTATAGAGAAAAAGCAAGAAAGCAGTATATTGGACGAATCCTTGCGCGAGTCTACAGGAGAAATCACGACTGGAATTGGGAACCACTTGGCGGAAGGCAACGCGGAGAGAGTGGAGCGAGAACAGGAACAAACCTTTGAGCAGATTGATGAGAAATTGCTAGGTGAAATTGAAGAAGCATTAGCTAGAATAGAAGAAGGAACATATGGTACTTGTGTCGATACAGGGGAAGAGATTCCATACGAGCGTCTTGAGGCATTGCCATATGCAAAACGGACAGCGCAAGCACAGGAGAAATTTGATAAAGGGGAAAGATAA
- a CDS encoding STAS domain-containing protein, with the protein MEKNMALHDFIVNNTDSLTNAWFQAKKAKESSIYSSTVPTIGEKLRVQNKKFITTIAHIFINPDTESNYDAIKKWASEVAKDRVSTQTELNEIIPQFKVFRQIYWNKINEFASEPTNSITAEKLLTWSNLFHYAFDNVIEEFVATYTAYHRSTLLAQQEMISELSSPIIKLTSEISVLPLIGSIDTQRAKIITETSLKQCQEKNVECLVIDLSGVPIVDTMVANQLFIAVTTLELIGVKSIITGVRPEVAQTAIHLGLDFSHITIYSTLQKALEKWGVT; encoded by the coding sequence ATGGAAAAGAACATGGCATTACATGATTTTATTGTAAATAATACGGATTCCTTGACTAACGCTTGGTTCCAGGCTAAAAAAGCGAAGGAAAGTAGTATTTATTCGAGTACTGTTCCTACTATTGGTGAGAAATTACGTGTGCAAAATAAGAAGTTCATTACAACAATTGCTCATATTTTTATCAACCCTGATACGGAATCAAACTACGATGCTATTAAAAAATGGGCTTCTGAAGTTGCGAAAGATAGAGTTTCCACCCAAACAGAATTAAATGAAATCATTCCTCAGTTTAAAGTGTTTCGTCAGATTTACTGGAATAAAATTAATGAATTTGCATCAGAACCTACCAACTCTATCACGGCTGAGAAACTGTTAACCTGGTCTAATCTTTTCCATTATGCGTTTGACAACGTTATCGAGGAATTTGTGGCAACCTATACTGCTTATCACCGATCGACACTCTTGGCACAACAAGAAATGATATCAGAGTTAAGCTCACCAATTATAAAATTGACGAGTGAAATCAGTGTACTACCCTTGATAGGAAGCATTGATACACAAAGAGCGAAAATTATTACAGAGACAAGCCTTAAACAGTGTCAGGAAAAGAATGTAGAGTGTCTTGTCATCGATTTATCTGGTGTACCTATTGTGGACACTATGGTAGCCAATCAGTTATTTATCGCAGTCACCACTTTAGAGCTCATTGGAGTGAAAAGCATTATTACAGGTGTTCGTCCTGAAGTAGCACAGACAGCCATCCATCTTGGACTTGATTTCTCCCATATAACTATTTACTCTACTCTTCAAAAAGCACTGGAGAAATGGGGAGTTACGTAA
- a CDS encoding RNA polymerase sigma factor — MFLEDIEYEINKLYKYCLKLSGSPWTAEDLVQETFLKVYKIKKTEPSREFTFAFLCTVAKNKFIDEKRKYRENIHFNEELMGKEFDFIDYYGLIEILFTSLPLKQSMLITLKDVFGYTSKEIASMLRVSDESIKTALHRSRKKLKLTNATDMEKGMLISNQQIFMALSKSIRESKPKEIFYYYRLLESQNFQVKRSSLHSVFHVIDPDGNILEIVS, encoded by the coding sequence ATGTTTCTAGAAGATATAGAGTATGAGATTAATAAACTTTATAAGTATTGCTTAAAACTGTCAGGTTCACCTTGGACAGCTGAGGATTTAGTACAAGAAACGTTTCTAAAGGTGTATAAAATTAAAAAGACCGAACCTAGTAGGGAGTTTACATTTGCTTTTTTATGTACGGTGGCTAAAAATAAGTTTATCGACGAGAAAAGAAAGTATAGAGAAAACATTCATTTTAATGAAGAATTAATGGGAAAAGAGTTCGATTTTATCGATTATTACGGTCTAATTGAAATTTTATTTACAAGTTTGCCTTTAAAGCAATCTATGCTTATTACCTTAAAGGATGTATTCGGATACACTTCAAAAGAAATTGCGTCCATGTTAAGAGTAAGTGATGAGTCAATAAAAACAGCACTTCATCGTTCTAGAAAGAAACTAAAATTAACAAATGCAACTGATATGGAAAAGGGAATGCTAATCTCGAATCAACAAATTTTTATGGCGCTTTCAAAATCAATACGAGAATCTAAACCTAAAGAGATATTCTATTATTATCGACTGTTAGAATCACAAAACTTTCAAGTGAAAAGAAGTTCACTTCATTCAGTATTCCATGTTATAGATCCCGATGGAAATATTTTAGAGATTGTATCTTAA
- a CDS encoding ABC transporter substrate-binding protein, translating to MRKNKGFIQLLLTFSILALILAGCGANNTASNNGTGENSSKDNDAVKTEESTEYTVQHAMGETTIEDTPKKVVVLTNEGTEAVLELGVTPVGAASPGVGTEWYAHIKEQMEGVTELGEETAPNLETIASLQPDLIIGNKIRHEEIFEQLEAIAPTVFSEDLAGDWKQNFELYAKALNKEAEGKEAMANYDKHVEEVKGKLSDKLDMEVSVVRFLPTTVRIYQKDTFAGTILSDLGFARPEAQDKENFMEVITEEQMSSMDGDVMFYFNADYDEEKGGTKMQEAWMQHPLYEKLNVAQTDSAYKVDEIIWNLSGGIKAANLLLEDIVKYMEEM from the coding sequence ATGAGAAAGAACAAAGGGTTTATTCAATTACTGCTTACATTCAGTATATTGGCATTAATTTTAGCTGGATGCGGAGCAAACAATACTGCAAGCAACAATGGAACAGGTGAAAACAGTTCCAAAGATAATGACGCAGTGAAAACGGAAGAGTCTACCGAATACACGGTTCAACATGCTATGGGGGAAACAACGATTGAAGATACGCCCAAAAAAGTTGTGGTGCTGACAAACGAAGGAACTGAAGCTGTACTGGAACTTGGCGTAACGCCAGTTGGTGCTGCTAGTCCTGGTGTAGGGACTGAATGGTATGCTCATATCAAAGAACAAATGGAAGGGGTAACGGAGCTTGGGGAAGAAACAGCACCAAACCTTGAGACCATTGCAAGCCTTCAACCTGACTTGATTATTGGTAACAAGATCCGTCATGAAGAAATCTTTGAACAATTAGAAGCGATTGCACCAACTGTATTCTCTGAAGATTTAGCAGGAGACTGGAAGCAAAACTTTGAATTATATGCAAAAGCGTTGAACAAAGAGGCAGAAGGTAAAGAAGCAATGGCAAACTATGACAAACATGTGGAAGAAGTAAAAGGGAAGTTAAGCGATAAATTGGATATGGAAGTTTCGGTTGTCCGTTTCTTGCCAACAACGGTTCGTATATATCAAAAAGATACATTTGCAGGGACAATCCTTTCTGACTTAGGGTTTGCACGCCCAGAAGCACAAGATAAAGAAAATTTCATGGAAGTCATTACAGAAGAACAAATGAGCAGCATGGATGGAGACGTTATGTTCTACTTCAATGCCGACTATGATGAGGAAAAAGGCGGAACCAAAATGCAAGAAGCTTGGATGCAGCATCCTCTTTATGAAAAGCTAAATGTTGCACAAACGGATTCTGCGTACAAAGTAGATGAAATCATTTGGAACCTGTCTGGTGGAATTAAAGCGGCAAATCTTCTATTAGAAGATATTGTGAAGTACATGGAAGAAATGTAA
- a CDS encoding alpha/beta hydrolase, giving the protein MFKSVVAKSLRLLPNKALKTPMIPLQNVKMKKDMLIETSVKRTPISLYYPMKTNQKKHPVYINFHGGAFIMNEKEMDDPYCRFLSNQAECVVVNVDYVKAPEHRFPKPIEQGYELIQWLKSRANELNIDVERIMLGGQSSGANIAAALCLYLEEKGENQPLLQVLSCPMLDFVTPHADKPEPDKWRSRYPQVANFINMCYLAEKEHAGHPLASPVLAKVSDRLAPALILNAEYDAFKPEAKCYAEKLKAAGVDVHYELFKDCFHAFTHLGPKERAEEAWTLIARKIKEVVES; this is encoded by the coding sequence ATGTTCAAGTCTGTTGTTGCAAAATCACTACGCCTCTTACCTAATAAAGCATTAAAAACACCAATGATTCCTCTGCAAAATGTAAAAATGAAAAAAGATATGTTAATTGAAACATCTGTAAAACGCACTCCTATTTCTTTATACTACCCCATGAAAACTAACCAGAAGAAGCACCCTGTCTACATAAACTTCCATGGTGGCGCGTTTATCATGAATGAGAAGGAGATGGATGACCCCTATTGTCGCTTTTTATCCAATCAGGCAGAATGTGTGGTCGTTAATGTTGATTATGTGAAAGCACCAGAACATCGTTTTCCTAAACCTATTGAACAGGGCTATGAGTTAATTCAATGGCTGAAAAGTAGGGCAAATGAATTGAATATTGATGTGGAGAGAATAATGCTTGGCGGACAGAGTTCAGGTGCAAATATCGCAGCCGCCCTATGCCTATACCTGGAAGAGAAAGGGGAAAATCAGCCACTTCTCCAAGTGTTGTCTTGCCCTATGCTGGATTTTGTCACTCCTCATGCAGATAAACCAGAACCAGATAAGTGGCGTTCTCGATATCCTCAAGTAGCAAATTTTATTAACATGTGTTATTTAGCTGAAAAAGAACACGCTGGCCATCCACTTGCATCCCCTGTTCTAGCTAAGGTTAGTGACCGCTTAGCTCCTGCGCTTATTCTTAATGCAGAGTATGACGCATTTAAACCTGAGGCTAAATGTTATGCTGAGAAATTAAAAGCAGCAGGGGTAGACGTTCACTATGAACTATTTAAAGACTGTTTCCATGCGTTTACCCATCTAGGCCCAAAAGAAAGAGCGGAAGAGGCTTGGACGTTGATCGCAAGGAAAATCAAAGAAGTAGTAGAATCTTAA
- a CDS encoding MFS transporter, which yields MASHTADYKDLEQPVIEENKIILIWSATVWLVVMNTTMFNVALPSVLSELSLSSSTASWIVSGYSIVFAISTLTYSRLSDFLPIRKLLSIGLALLAISSIIGFFSQDFVWLLAARLLQAAGAGAVPGLAMVLAGRYIPISRRGKAMAFISSAASLGFGLGPVIGGLITQYLGWHYLFVVTGFVLLLLPLFRKLLPHEETQKIKFDYLGGLLIGTGVTGLLLYLSTFKLPILLVSIAALLWLWRHIHKVSTPFIQPALLKNRQLVKLLGIGFGAFVSHFSALFLMPIMLAVIFNKEPATIGLLIFPGAILSAIAAQFIGRFIDRFGNMPLILFGQVFLIISTLSFGMLGNLSPFVILVTYMFMSTGFSALTSSISNEISRILDKSELGAGMGIAQLVQFFGGAFGVALTGLLIVWQGDLPVEEIYRNIFLGVTGLLLLTSVVFYQYRRSKGRQSI from the coding sequence ATGGCATCACACACCGCCGATTATAAAGACCTAGAACAACCCGTAATAGAAGAAAATAAAATCATCCTTATCTGGAGTGCCACCGTTTGGCTTGTTGTCATGAATACAACCATGTTCAATGTTGCCTTGCCAAGTGTATTGAGCGAGCTGAGCCTATCCTCCTCCACCGCTTCCTGGATTGTATCTGGCTATTCAATCGTTTTCGCGATTTCAACTTTGACCTATAGCAGGTTGTCGGATTTTTTACCGATTAGGAAGTTGCTAAGCATTGGACTTGCCTTGTTAGCCATTTCCTCGATTATCGGATTCTTTTCTCAAGATTTCGTTTGGTTATTAGCCGCAAGACTATTGCAAGCTGCAGGTGCCGGTGCTGTCCCAGGGCTCGCCATGGTATTGGCGGGACGATACATCCCAATATCTAGAAGAGGAAAAGCGATGGCTTTCATCTCTTCTGCCGCCTCTCTTGGATTTGGACTTGGTCCAGTAATCGGGGGACTGATCACCCAATACTTGGGCTGGCATTACCTTTTCGTTGTAACAGGATTCGTTTTATTGCTACTGCCACTATTTCGAAAATTATTGCCTCATGAAGAAACACAAAAAATTAAATTTGACTACCTTGGTGGTCTGTTAATTGGAACTGGTGTAACTGGACTATTACTTTACCTTTCCACTTTTAAGCTTCCAATTTTACTGGTCAGTATTGCTGCACTCTTATGGTTATGGCGTCATATACACAAGGTTTCGACACCTTTCATTCAACCTGCATTGTTAAAAAACAGGCAGTTAGTGAAACTGTTGGGTATTGGATTCGGTGCATTTGTCTCACATTTCTCAGCATTGTTTTTAATGCCGATCATGTTGGCAGTGATTTTCAACAAGGAACCGGCAACCATCGGCTTGCTTATCTTTCCGGGAGCAATCCTTTCCGCCATTGCCGCTCAATTCATCGGCAGGTTTATCGACCGCTTTGGCAATATGCCCCTGATTTTGTTCGGTCAGGTGTTTTTAATTATTTCTACCCTATCATTTGGAATGCTTGGGAATCTTTCTCCTTTTGTGATTTTGGTTACCTATATGTTTATGAGTACAGGATTTTCAGCACTAACCTCAAGCATTTCAAATGAGATATCAAGGATTTTGGATAAATCGGAGCTTGGTGCCGGCATGGGGATTGCCCAGCTAGTCCAATTCTTCGGTGGTGCTTTTGGAGTGGCATTGACTGGGTTGTTGATTGTGTGGCAAGGAGACTTACCAGTGGAGGAGATTTATCGCAATATTTTCCTCGGGGTTACAGGGCTATTGTTACTAACTTCAGTGGTGTTTTATCAGTATAGAAGAAGTAAAGGGAGACAGTCGATTTGA
- a CDS encoding patatin-like phospholipase family protein: MLNSGLVLEGGGMRGVYTAGILEYFMEKNLYFPYVIGVSAGACMAASYLSRQPGRNKKVNIDFVGDPRYLSYRNFWKKRQMFDMDFLFDEIPNKLVPYDYDSFLNRTEQFVVVTTDCLTGEPVYYNMDQHGEDMLQLIRASSSLPFVAPSVAYQDKMLLDGGIIDPIPLKKAQKDGFEKNVVILTKPVGYKKKASRFSSLFKYKQFPIISERLQTRYKLYNETLDYVAAEKESGSTFVFQPSQPLPVGRMERKKERLQALYELGYEDAKNNYKALQEFLQN; this comes from the coding sequence TTGTTAAACAGTGGATTAGTACTTGAAGGCGGGGGTATGCGCGGAGTATATACTGCCGGAATTTTAGAATATTTTATGGAAAAAAACTTATACTTTCCATATGTGATTGGTGTTTCTGCCGGAGCTTGCATGGCAGCTTCTTATCTTTCGAGACAGCCGGGTAGAAACAAAAAGGTCAATATCGACTTTGTTGGAGATCCCAGATACCTTTCCTATCGTAACTTTTGGAAAAAACGCCAGATGTTTGACATGGATTTTTTATTTGATGAAATACCGAATAAACTTGTTCCTTATGACTATGATTCATTCTTAAACAGAACAGAACAGTTTGTAGTCGTAACAACGGATTGTCTGACTGGCGAACCTGTCTACTACAACATGGACCAGCATGGAGAAGATATGCTTCAGCTGATTCGGGCATCAAGCTCTCTGCCTTTTGTTGCGCCAAGTGTTGCCTATCAAGACAAAATGCTATTGGATGGTGGAATCATTGATCCGATCCCATTAAAAAAAGCCCAAAAAGATGGCTTTGAAAAAAATGTTGTGATTTTGACAAAGCCTGTTGGCTACAAAAAGAAAGCAAGCCGGTTCTCTTCCCTGTTCAAATACAAGCAATTTCCGATTATTTCAGAACGTCTTCAGACACGTTACAAGCTATATAATGAAACATTGGACTATGTCGCTGCAGAGAAGGAATCCGGATCCACTTTTGTATTCCAGCCAAGCCAGCCGTTACCTGTAGGCAGAATGGAACGGAAAAAGGAACGCCTTCAAGCCCTTTATGAACTAGGGTATGAAGATGCGAAAAACAACTACAAGGCATTACAAGAATTTTTACAAAACTAA
- a CDS encoding VOC family protein encodes MFKVGSIFIPVTDIEKSTEWYEKFLGAKMIDSWGEGVGFYLPSGSTQIALVKVESPQPTEFRTNDDQKNGYFNFVVDDIEATHQHFKSNGIVTSEIDDFGGMKFFDFYDLDGNPFSVVNEVDGSPYHSDNIRKMQDRDRKNQ; translated from the coding sequence ATGTTTAAAGTAGGTAGTATTTTTATTCCAGTTACAGACATAGAGAAATCAACAGAATGGTATGAAAAATTTCTTGGTGCAAAGATGATTGATAGTTGGGGAGAGGGAGTTGGCTTTTATTTACCATCAGGATCAACACAAATAGCCTTGGTGAAGGTTGAATCCCCGCAGCCCACTGAGTTCAGAACCAATGATGATCAGAAAAATGGTTATTTTAATTTTGTTGTTGATGATATTGAAGCAACCCATCAACATTTTAAAAGCAATGGTATTGTTACATCCGAAATTGATGATTTTGGCGGAATGAAGTTTTTTGATTTCTATGACCTAGATGGCAATCCATTCAGTGTGGTAAATGAAGTTGATGGCTCACCTTACCATTCAGATAATATCAGAAAAATGCAGGACCGTGACAGAAAAAATCAATAA
- a CDS encoding (2Fe-2S)-binding protein → MELQEQAWTWEQMENFFYVSKEEKTDVVWECRISELGDPETLQTLLELYGEGIKATTKDVTVMYLSGWFGYLCGAMHFLSSVDWMITSENIKLQLYKHQRGMMLISFVVHSEALVKEREKVWVEEFYEQNMKPAFIQMQTMSTNNHLLHMWYQATHSLYWITDRMKHSNLPKHYVMQFEENVEMFKKVTPASCMGVGSAKHPYAKELIFIDNPWDLNDPMPLKPSCCLAYQTEGGHLCFTCPKMKKSERQEKFNKVLAEQSTTS, encoded by the coding sequence ATGGAACTTCAAGAACAGGCGTGGACGTGGGAACAGATGGAGAATTTCTTTTACGTGTCGAAAGAAGAGAAAACGGATGTTGTCTGGGAATGTCGGATAAGTGAGTTGGGGGATCCTGAAACTCTACAAACACTTCTAGAACTTTATGGAGAAGGAATTAAGGCAACGACAAAAGATGTCACGGTGATGTATCTTTCAGGCTGGTTTGGATATTTATGTGGGGCTATGCATTTTTTGTCTTCTGTGGACTGGATGATTACTTCAGAAAATATTAAATTGCAACTATATAAACATCAACGTGGGATGATGCTTATCTCATTTGTCGTTCATTCTGAAGCCTTAGTTAAAGAAAGAGAGAAAGTGTGGGTAGAGGAATTTTATGAGCAAAACATGAAGCCCGCTTTTATACAGATGCAAACTATGTCAACGAACAACCACCTTTTACATATGTGGTATCAGGCGACACATAGCCTCTATTGGATTACAGATCGCATGAAACATTCAAATCTGCCTAAGCACTATGTTATGCAATTCGAAGAAAACGTAGAGATGTTTAAAAAAGTAACTCCAGCCTCTTGCATGGGAGTGGGGAGCGCAAAACATCCATATGCAAAAGAATTAATATTTATTGATAACCCTTGGGATTTGAATGACCCGATGCCGTTAAAGCCTTCATGTTGTCTGGCTTATCAAACAGAGGGCGGTCACTTATGTTTTACCTGTCCGAAAATGAAAAAGTCGGAACGGCAAGAGAAATTTAATAAAGTGTTAGCAGAGCAATCGACAACAAGTTAA